In Rhodoferax sediminis, the sequence CTGCTCGAGGCGGCTGTGGCCGTCGCACCTGGCCTGGCGCTGGCGTTTTTGCTCGCCTGGCGCTTCGCGCGCAGGCCGCTGGGATTGGCGCTGTGGGGGGCGGGCTGCCTCGGCCTGTACGGCGCCAGCGGCTGGCTGGTGGGGCACTACCACTGGGTATTTTTGCTGCAGGATGCGGGCCTGCAGGTGCTGCTGGGGCTGATGTTCGGGCGCACCCTGCGGCCGGGGCAGACGCCGCTGGTGTCGCAGTTCGCCGCCCTGCTGCACGGGCCGCTGTCGCCTGCGGTGGCGCGCTACACCCGGCGCGCGACCTGGGCCTGGACGCTGTTCTTTGCCGCCATGGCGACGCTGTCGCTGCTGCTGTTCTGGCTCGCGCCCATCGCCGTCTGGTCCGTCTTTGCGAATCTGCTGGGCCTGCCGCTGGTGGTCCTGATGTTTGTCGCGGAGTATGCGGTGCGCCGCTGCGTGCTGCCCAAGGCCGACCGGGCCGGACTGTGGGAGGCGTTTGCGGCCTACCGGCAGTCGTCGGGTGTCGTGCGGCGCGCGCACTGATGCGCTGTGCAAGTGTCCGTGCGCTTTAGCCTGCCATGACCACTTTTCCGCTTGTCACGCATCGCGGCATGGACGACGCGCTGGCGTACCGCCACGGCGAGGTCATCACGGTCGGCCAGTTCCTGCACGACGCGAGGCGGCTGGCGGCCTTGTACCCACCGGGGCGGCACGTGCTCAACGCCTGCACCGACCGCTACCACTTCACGGTGGGGCTGGCGGCTGCCCTGCTGGCGGACAGAATCAGCCTGTTGCCGCCGACCCACACGCCGGAGATGGTGCGCCAGCTGCGGCTGTTAGCGCCCGATGTGTTTTGCCTGAGCGATGGCCCCACCACGATTGACCTGCCGCGTGTCGCTTACCCCGAGGCGGCCGAGGCCGCGGGCGACTCGCCCGAGGCTGTGCCGGTACCCGCCGGGATCCCGCAGATCCCGGCCGACCAGACCGTGGCCCAGGTGTTCACCTCGGGCTCGACCGGCGTGCCCCAGCCGCATCGCAAAACCTGGGGCGCACTGGTTCGCAACATGCAGGCCGGCGCGGCGCGGCTCGGATTGGATGGTGGGGCGCGCTACAGCATCGTTGGGACCGTTCCGCCGCAGCACATGTATGGCTTTGAATCCACGGTCCTGCTGGCGCTGCAGGGCGGCGCCGCGCTCAGCGCCGAGCATCCCTTTTACCCGGCCGATATTTGCAGCGCCATCGCCGCGGTGCCGCGGCCCCGCCTGCTGGTGAGCACGCCCGTGCACCTGCGCGCGCTGCTGTGCGCGGGCGTGGACGTTCCCGCGCTCGATCTGGTCGTGTCCGCGACCGCGCCGATGCCTGCGCAACTGGCGCTGGCCGCCGAAGCACGCCTGCAGGTGCCACTGCTGGAGATTTATGGCTCCACCGAAACCGGACAGATCGCCACGCGCCGCACGGCCCAGGCGCTGCCGTGGACGCTGCTGCCGGACGTGCGGCTGGTCGCGCAGGGCGAGCGCATGTGGGCGTCGGGCGGCCATGTCGAGGTGCCGGTGGCGTTGGGCGACGTGCTGGAATGCGTGGACGACCGGCACTTCCTGCTGCACGGGCGCAAGGCCGACCTGGTCAACATCGCCGGCAAACGCAATTCACTGGCCTACCTGAACCATCAGTTGAATGCCATCGCGGGCGTGCAGGACGGGGCTTTTTTCATGCCGGACGAGGACGACGCCGGTGGCGTGACGCGCCTGCTGGCCTTTGTCGTGGCCCCGGGCCTGTCGCAGGCCGCGCTGCGCGCCGCGCTGCGCGAGCGCATCGACCCCGTTTTCATGCCGCGCCCGCTGCTGCTGGTGGAGCGTCTGCCGCGCAACAGCACGGGCAAACTGCCGCGCGAGGCGCTGCAGGCGCTGGCGCAGGCCCACGACCAGACAGGACGCGGCCGGCATGCAGGATGAACACCCGATGGCGCACGCGCTGACGGTGCCGGCCGATCACCCGGCCTTTGCCGGCCACTTTCCGGGCGCGCCCATCCTGCCGGGAGTCGTGCTGCTGGACGCCGTGGTGCAGCGGGCGCCGGGCGCGCTGGGGGACGTGCGTCAAATCGCGTCCGCCAAGTTTTTCAGTCCGGTCACACCGGGCGAATCGCTGGTCATTGCGTATGCGCGCACGGCCGGCGCCGGCCTGCGCTGGAGCATCGCCTGCGGCTCGCGCAAGGTCGCCAGCGGAACGCTGGTGCTGGCTACATGAGCGAACGGGCCGTCAACGTGGGTGCGCCGGCCGACAAGCCGGTGAACTGGAAGGACAGCCCGGAGCGCAGCAACCAGTTCCTGCTGCGCGTCATGTGCTGGATTTCCCTGAGCCTGGGGCGCCGGATGGCGCGCTGCGTGCTGCGCGGAATTGCGGTGTATTTCCTGTTGTTCTCCCCCAAGGCCCGGCTGGCCTCGCGCCGCTACCTGCAGCGGGTCTTGAAGCTGCCGCCCCCCGCCCGCGTGGGGTGGCGCCACCTGTTGCGCCATTTCATGACCTTTGCCTCGGTCATTCACGACCGCATCTACCTGGTCAACGACCGCTTTGACCTGTTCGATATCGAACTGCACCGGCAGCAGTTGATCACCGACGTGCTGGCCGAGGGCCGCGGGGCGCTGCTGCTGGGCGCGCACCTGGGCAGCTTTGAGGTGATGCGTGCGGTCGGCCGCCAGCAGCCGGGCCTGCGCGTGGTGATGGTGATGTACGAGGAAAACGCCCGGAAAATCAATGCGCTGCTGGCCGCCATCAATCCGGCCGTGCAGCAGGACATCGTCGCACTCGGTCACGTGGACTCCATGATGGCCGTGCATGAGCTGTTCGAGACGGGCGCCGTGGTCGGCATTCTGGGCGACCGCTCCCTGGGCCCCGATGCCACGGTGCCGTTGCCCTTTCTTGGCGCGCCGGCGCCGCTGCCCGTGGGCCCGTTTCGCATGGCGGCCATTTTGCGGCGGCCGGTGCTGTTCATGGTCGGGCTGTACGGCGGGGGCAACCGCTACGATGTTCATTTTGAAACGGTGGCCGATTTCTCCAACGTTCCGGCCGGTGGCCGTGCGGCCGCGATCCAGGCCGCCATGAGCCGTTACGCGCAGTTGCTGGAGCAGTATTGCGAGGTGGCACCCTACAACTGGTTCAACTTCTTTGATTTCTGGCAGGGCGCACCAGCGCCAGCCGCAGCGCCCTCACCGGACATGCCATGACTGATTCGCTGATCTCAAGACGACGCTGGTGGGGCTGCCTGCTGGCCGCTGCGGGCCTGGCCCTGGCGCTGCTGAGCGTGCCGGCCCATGCGGCCTGGGATGTGGACCGGCTCATGCAGGCGCTGGCGCAAAACAAATCGGGGCGCGCCACCTTTGTGGAAAAAAAATACATCGCGATGCTGGACAAGCCGGTGGAGTCCTCGGGCGAACTGCTCTATACCGCCCCCGACCGGCTGGAGAAGCGCACGGTCAAACCCAAGCCCGAATCCATGGTGCTGGAGGGCAACACGCTCACGCTCGAGCGCGGGCGCCGGCAGTATGTGCTGGCGTTGCAGGACTATCCCGAACTGGGCGCTTTCACCGAGAGCATTCGCGGCACGCTCGCGGGCGACCAGAAAGCGCTGGCGCGCATCTACAACATCACGCTGGAAGGCAGCGAAGAGCGCTGGACGCTGACACTGCGCCCGATTGAGTCCAAGATGGCCGCCGCGGTACAGCGCGTTGTCATCCACGGCAGCCATGCCGACCTGCGTTCGATCGAGATCGAACAGGCGGACAAGGACCGTTCGGTCATGACAATCACCTCGACCGCCCCGCCATGAAGCGGCCCTGGCTGCAGCGCCCCTTCCTGGCGGTCTGGCTCTGGCTCGCCGCCCTGCTGGTGTGCGGGGTTTTGATCAGCCGTGCCAGCTTTACCGCCGATCTGTCGGCGTTTTTGCCCAAGGCGCCGACGCCGGAGCAGCGGCTGCTGGTCGATCAGCTGCGCGACGGCGTGGTGTCGCGGCTGATTCTGGTGGGCATTGACGGGGCCGATGTGCCCACCCGTGCCGCGCTGTCCAAGGCCGTGGCCCGGCAACTGCGGCTTGACAACCGTTTCAGCACCGTCAGCAATGGTGAGGCCGTGGCGCAGCAGCGCGACCAGGCCTTTTTGTTTGAGCACCGCTATCAGCTCAGCCCCGCGATGACGCCCGCGCACTTCACCATCGAGGGACTGCGCAGCGCGGTGGGCGACACGCTCGACCTGCTGGCGTCGCCTGCCGGCCTGCTGGTCAAATCCATCCTGCCGCGCGACCCGACCGGCGAATTTCCGCTGCTGCTGGAACAGCTCGCGGGCGATGCGACCGGTGGTGCGAGCCGGCCGCAGTCGGCAGGCGGTGTCTGGGCCTCGCGCGATGGCCGGCGCGCACTGCTGCTGCTGCAAACGCGAACCTCGGGTTCGGACACTGACGGTCAGGAACAGGCCATGACCGCCGTGCGCGCCGCCTTCGCCGCGGCGCAGCAGGAAACCGCACGCCCGGCCTCGTCCACCGCCTCGACGACGCTGGTCATGACCGGGCCCGGCGTGTTCGCGGTGAATGTCCGCGAGGTGATCAAGAAGGAAGTCACGCGCCTGTCTGCCATCAGCATTGCGCTGATCGTGACGCTGCTGCTGTTGATCTACCGCTCCGTGCGCACGCTGGCGCTGGGCCTGCTGCCGGTGGTGTCCGGGGCGATGGCGGGCGTGGCGGCGGTCAGTCTGGGGTTTGGTGCGGTGCACGGCATCACGCTGGGGTTCGGCACCACCCTGATCGGCGAAGCCGTGGACTATTCGATTTACCTGTTCGTCCAGTCGGAGCAGACGGCCGCGTCCAATCGCCACTGGGTGCGCCGGTTCTGGCCGACGATCCGGCTTGGCGTGCTGACCTCGGTGTTCGGCTTTGCCTCGCTGCTGCTGTCGGGCTTTCCGGGGCTGGCGCAGCTGGGCCTGTACTCCATCACGGGCCTGCTGACCGCGGCGGCCGTCACGCGTTTTGTGCTTCCGGTGCTGCTGCCCCGGGATTTTCGCGTGCGCGACGTGTCCCGGCTGGGCCGGCGACTGGCGCGCGTGGTGCAACGCGCCGGTGTGCTGCGCTGGAGCGTTATCGGCCTGCTGCTGGCGGCGGGCGTGGTACTGGCGTTGCACCGGCAAACCCTGTGGAACAACGAGCTGTCGGCGCTCAGCCCGGTGTCGGCCGCGGACCAGGCGCTCGACGCGTCGCTGCGGGCCGACCTGGGCGCGCCCGATGTGCGCTACCTCGTGGTGGTGTCCGGCAGCGCGCAGGAGGGCGTGCTGCGTGCGGCCGAGTCCGTGGTGGCGGCGTTGCAGCCGCTGGTGCAGGCGAACACGATCGCCGGGGTGGACAGCCCGACCACCCTGTTGCCCAGCGTCGCCACCCAGCAGGCCCGGCTGGCGAGCCTGCCGGAGCCGGCGCAATTGAAGGAGCGGCTGCGCCAGGCGCTTGCGCCGCTGCCGATCCGGCCGGAGCGCCTGGCGCCCTTCCTGGCGGATGCACAGGCGGCACGGCATCTGCGCCCGGTTGAGCGCTCTGACCTCGATGGCACGTCGCTGGCGGTGGCGGTGGACGGCATGCTGCTGCACCACGCTGCAGACAAAGACGGGCCTGCGGGCTGGAGCGCGTTTCTGCCCCTGCATGCGCCCATCGCCGCGGGGGGCGCTGGCGCCGGCGCGATCGACCCGGCCCGCATTCGCCGCGCGTTGTCGGCCTTCGATCCGGCAGATACCGGTACCAGCGTCCTGTTCGTCGACGTCAAGGGCGAGGCCGATCAGTTGTACAGCGGCTATCTGCACGAGGCCATCGTGCTGTCGCTGGCGGGGCTCGCGGCGATCGCGGTGCTGCTGCTGGTTGCGCTGCGCTCCTTCGCAGGCGCGTTGCGCGTGCTGGCGCCGCTGGCCGGCGCGGTGCTGACGGTGGCTGCCGGGCTCGCGCTCGCGGGCCAGCGCCTGACGATTTTGCATCTGGTCGGCCTGCTGTTGATCGTGGCGGTGGGCTCCAACTACGCGCTGTTTTTCAATCGCCGCGCGCCATCGCACGCGCGTCATTCGGGCGCTGCCGGGGATGTCGAGGACGACTTGTCGGGCATCACGCCACGCACGCTGGCCTCGCTGCTGTTTGCCAATCTCACCACCGTGGCCGGCTTTGGCGTGCTGGCGTTTTCCAGCGTCCCCGTGTTGCAGGCAATGGGCGTCACGGTGGGGCCGGGTGCCATCCTGGCGCTGCTGTTCTCGGCCATTTTTGCCGGGCCGCGGCCGCCGGGGCGCCGTTTTGCGGAAACCCTCTGAGCCATGGCGACGCAGACGCCGTTCAAACGCTGGCAGCCCGCCCCACTGCTGTGGGCTTCGCTGGGGCTGCATGCCACGGCGCTGATCGCCGTGCTGGCGCGGCCCGCGGTCTGGCCCTGGGCGATCGGCGCGCTGCTCGCCAACCATGCCGTGCTCAGTCTGGCGGGCTTGTTGCCGCGCTGCCAGTGGCTCGGCGCCAACTGGACGCGCCTGCCGGCCGCGGCGGCGGCGCGCGGCGAAATCGCCCTGACGATCGACGATGGCCCGGACCCGCAGGTCACGCCCGCAGTGCTCGACCTGCTGGAGCGCCACGGCGCAAAGGCCACTTTTTTTTGCATCGGCACGCAGGCCGCGCGCTACCCCGAACTGTGCCGCGACATCGTGCGCCGCGGCCACGCCATCGAGAACCACAGCCAGACCCATGGCTATGGCTTTGCACTGCACGGGCCGCGCGGCTTTTTGCGCGAGCTGCAAACGGCCCAGCAAACGCTCACGGCCATCACGGGCCGCCCGCCCGTCTTCTTCCGGGCGCCGGCCGGCCTGCGCAACCCGTGTCTGGACCCGGTGCTGCAGCGCCTGGGCCTGCGGCTGGCCAGCTGGAGCCGGCGTGCCTACGACACCCGTAATGGCAATGCACAGGCCGTGCTGCGCGTCCTGACCCGCTCGCTGCGTGCGGGCGACATCCTGCTGCTGCACGACCGCCATGCCGCGCTCACCCCGCAAGGTACCCCGGTCATTTTGGACGTGCTGCCGCCGCTGCTGCAGGCCGTGGCGGCCGCGCAT encodes:
- a CDS encoding LolA-related protein — protein: MTDSLISRRRWWGCLLAAAGLALALLSVPAHAAWDVDRLMQALAQNKSGRATFVEKKYIAMLDKPVESSGELLYTAPDRLEKRTVKPKPESMVLEGNTLTLERGRRQYVLALQDYPELGAFTESIRGTLAGDQKALARIYNITLEGSEERWTLTLRPIESKMAAAVQRVVIHGSHADLRSIEIEQADKDRSVMTITSTAPP
- a CDS encoding acyl-CoA synthetase encodes the protein MSERAVNVGAPADKPVNWKDSPERSNQFLLRVMCWISLSLGRRMARCVLRGIAVYFLLFSPKARLASRRYLQRVLKLPPPARVGWRHLLRHFMTFASVIHDRIYLVNDRFDLFDIELHRQQLITDVLAEGRGALLLGAHLGSFEVMRAVGRQQPGLRVVMVMYEENARKINALLAAINPAVQQDIVALGHVDSMMAVHELFETGAVVGILGDRSLGPDATVPLPFLGAPAPLPVGPFRMAAILRRPVLFMVGLYGGGNRYDVHFETVADFSNVPAGGRAAAIQAAMSRYAQLLEQYCEVAPYNWFNFFDFWQGAPAPAAAPSPDMP
- a CDS encoding polysaccharide deacetylase family protein, with the translated sequence MATQTPFKRWQPAPLLWASLGLHATALIAVLARPAVWPWAIGALLANHAVLSLAGLLPRCQWLGANWTRLPAAAAARGEIALTIDDGPDPQVTPAVLDLLERHGAKATFFCIGTQAARYPELCRDIVRRGHAIENHSQTHGYGFALHGPRGFLRELQTAQQTLTAITGRPPVFFRAPAGLRNPCLDPVLQRLGLRLASWSRRAYDTRNGNAQAVLRVLTRSLRAGDILLLHDRHAALTPQGTPVILDVLPPLLQAVAAAHLRCVTLRAALA
- a CDS encoding MMPL family transporter, translating into MKRPWLQRPFLAVWLWLAALLVCGVLISRASFTADLSAFLPKAPTPEQRLLVDQLRDGVVSRLILVGIDGADVPTRAALSKAVARQLRLDNRFSTVSNGEAVAQQRDQAFLFEHRYQLSPAMTPAHFTIEGLRSAVGDTLDLLASPAGLLVKSILPRDPTGEFPLLLEQLAGDATGGASRPQSAGGVWASRDGRRALLLLQTRTSGSDTDGQEQAMTAVRAAFAAAQQETARPASSTASTTLVMTGPGVFAVNVREVIKKEVTRLSAISIALIVTLLLLIYRSVRTLALGLLPVVSGAMAGVAAVSLGFGAVHGITLGFGTTLIGEAVDYSIYLFVQSEQTAASNRHWVRRFWPTIRLGVLTSVFGFASLLLSGFPGLAQLGLYSITGLLTAAAVTRFVLPVLLPRDFRVRDVSRLGRRLARVVQRAGVLRWSVIGLLLAAGVVLALHRQTLWNNELSALSPVSAADQALDASLRADLGAPDVRYLVVVSGSAQEGVLRAAESVVAALQPLVQANTIAGVDSPTTLLPSVATQQARLASLPEPAQLKERLRQALAPLPIRPERLAPFLADAQAARHLRPVERSDLDGTSLAVAVDGMLLHHAADKDGPAGWSAFLPLHAPIAAGGAGAGAIDPARIRRALSAFDPADTGTSVLFVDVKGEADQLYSGYLHEAIVLSLAGLAAIAVLLLVALRSFAGALRVLAPLAGAVLTVAAGLALAGQRLTILHLVGLLLIVAVGSNYALFFNRRAPSHARHSGAAGDVEDDLSGITPRTLASLLFANLTTVAGFGVLAFSSVPVLQAMGVTVGPGAILALLFSAIFAGPRPPGRRFAETL